The region CCATCATTTATGAATTATGTTTACTATCTATCTCATGATCGAATAGATATAGCTAACTTTTCTTTCTCTAGTAGACGAATTCATGTAGAGTGTGTGTACCCATTTTTGCAGTTTCCAAAGAATTAGCAGAAATTGCTCTAATCTGAGTCTTTGTGATTGGAAATTGTCTTAGTTATGGATTCAAGAAGAAACATACCATCAGCATATAATGAGCATGAAAGGATGATGCGCCGTGATCAATTACCTCCCACACACTATCTTTCAACAGAACCACTTGTTCCTGAACTACTAGATCGCAAATTGGCCACCCAGGCAGTGGAAATAGAGCAACTTACTACAGACAATCGTAAGCTGGCAGCTAGTTATATGGCCTTGAGGCAAGAACTTGCTGATGCTAAAGTGGAAGCAGACAAAGTAAGAGAACATATGAGAAGCACACAGAATGAAGGTGATATTCAAATTCGCATTTTGTTGGACAAGATTGCAAAAACGGATGCTGATACCGGAGTTTGGGATACTATAAAGAAAGAACTTCAAGTATATAATGCTGAAGCTCGGAGATTGATGTCAGCTAAGCTAGAGTTGTCTGTTAAACTTGAGCAGGCCACTAAGGAATTGGATCTCACatatgaaaatattgaaaaaaatccGGCTATGAGTTCGGAACTTGCTAGCCTGAGGCGAGAATATCAAAGATTACGGTCAGAGAAATGATGGCTTCATCATGTTTATTATTTTCTCCTATGACCTCATAATCATGTCGATAGACCTCTATTTTATCTTACATTCTAATGATTATATTCTTCTATGGCGTCTTTTCATCATCAACATATATTCTGGATCTCTTATATACTTAAATATGGTGGCAAGGGGGTTGTTTTACCATTTCAGGAACTCTTTCCTACACAAAATAGAATAGTATATCTAGCTTCACAAAATGGCGGCAAGTGGATTGATTaccctattttttattttttactaaaatgatgataaaattgatttttataggAAAGAATGTTCTATAGTTTCTGCAGTGTCTTATTAGTAGTATATCTTCTTATGTATCTGCATAGAGTAGGTTGAATTTTAGAATCGCTGATGGCTTAATTTGCTTGCCCACAGCTGCATGCACCTGTCCTGTTGATTTCGCTTGACCTTGCATTCCTTGTTCGTTTTGTGATACATCTTGCTCTtaatatttttggtaaatgacTTCTTATTCTTTATTGTGGAACATGTAGCAAGACTTTTGAGTATGAAAAATGCACAAATGTGGAGAAAGTGGAACAAATGAAGATTTTGGAGAGAGACCTGATTGGGATAGCGGAAGAAGTGGATATTTTGCGTGCTGCGGTGTTGAATGCTGAGACGAGGGCTAGCGGTAatcatttttcttcatatttgaGATCACACCCATCTTCCCTTACTGTATCACTCGTACTAACTGCACATGTATATCCTTGTAGGTGCGGTCTCATATAGCAGTTCGTATATGAACTTGGATGGTAGATATCCACTTCCCTATTATGGTAATGGTGGTTACTCAGACAGTTTCGGTATAGCTCATCCTTATATAGTTAATGGAGCTCTACCAGAGGTGATCAATCCATATGACAGTGTCGCTATAGCTCATCCTCATATGGTTAATAGAGGTCCAGCGGAGATGATGAATCCATATCACAATGTTGGATTTCCAGTCGGCCCTGTTGGCGCTGCTTGGGGAGGGTTTTATACTTTCTCACCAGCAGTTGGCGCTCCACCTTTCAGTTCTCCTCTCGTGAGTAATATTGTTTTTGAAGAGGTTAGTGATCTGTCTAATGCTTAGACGTGGATATCATCAACTGCAATAGGATCTTGAACAAATGTCAGTAACTTTATGGCGTTTTTGATCAATGAAATTGGATCGAATGTATTTTCTGTCGTCGAAGGGCCTTCCGTAAATGTTGTGCAACATAATTCTACTGAGGAAAGAAATCCCACAATATAAAACCCAGTTAAAGGCTTCGGATATTTTGAATGAACTCAAACCGCCATAATGATCAGAAGGCTGGGGAGATCGACAAGGACTCCCGTGAGTGCCACGATTCACTCTTTGCCGGCATAATCAGAACTTATGCTAAAGCTGGTTTGTTTGATGAAACTTATTCTCTGTTGGAGACAATGGTAGAGGAATATGCATTTATCACTTTTTGTTTGTTGTGGAGAATTGGGCATGGTTGGGAAATGTAGGCACATGAAATTGGTCGTGGATGCCCTTTGTTCAGAGCTTGCACTACATGTTTTCCCCATGAAATGGACCATCATTTGTGCTATATAGGATCGTGGTTTGTGCCATGACCAAGATTAACCTAGGCTAGTCATTTCTTGTAATCTTTCGCATATTTCATTCGTTAAATTGCCGCTTCGACTTCGTTTATATAATTACCCTACAATTGAGTAAATGGACAATATTAATTTCTAACAAAACATA is a window of Salvia splendens isolate huo1 chromosome 3, SspV2, whole genome shotgun sequence DNA encoding:
- the LOC121795745 gene encoding protein FLX-like 4; its protein translation is MDSRRNIPSAYNEHERMMRRDQLPPTHYLSTEPLVPELLDRKLATQAVEIEQLTTDNRKLAASYMALRQELADAKVEADKVREHMRSTQNEGDIQIRILLDKIAKTDADTGVWDTIKKELQVYNAEARRLMSAKLELSVKLEQATKELDLTYENIEKNPAMSSELASLRREYQRLRKTFEYEKCTNVEKVEQMKILERDLIGIAEEVDILRAAVLNAETRASGAVSYSSSYMNLDGRYPLPYYGNGGYSDSFGIAHPYIVNGALPEVINPYDSVAIAHPHMVNRGPAEMMNPYHNVGFPVGPVGAAWGGFYTFSPAVGAPPFSSPLVSNIVFEEVSDLSNA